From one Anopheles cruzii chromosome 3, idAnoCruzAS_RS32_06, whole genome shotgun sequence genomic stretch:
- the LOC128274585 gene encoding trypsin-1-like, with product MGLTLPLLAICLGCWRVASAGKHQSNRIIGGQEAIPHELPYQVSLQWNYGNESIPRMHFCGGALLNDRWLVTAAHCNTSYSAEGFIEVVAGAHNISDTVESPSQRRKLDRMVVHEDYCWAVCPNDLALIRVEPPFELGPHVRPIRLPGRNATFSGNALVSGWGATDPAPINPQYPDKLRKAVLPLVNYETCRQLWYDVSHLAETNVCAGLDDGSKSSCTADSGGPLVTLAGDGDRVSDDPTLIGLVSWGPFPCGSPWRPNIFTGVAYFVDWIEQHMH from the exons AAATAGAATCATCGGCGGACAGGAAGCGATCCCGCACGAGCTCCCGTACCAGGTGTCCCTGCAGTGGAACTACGGCAATGAATCCATTCCGAGGATGCATTTCTGCGGCGGAGCGCTACTAAACGACCGCTGGCTGGTGACGGCGGCCCACTGCAACACGTCCTACAGTGCCGAAGGGTTCATAGAAGTCGTGGCCGGAGCACACAACATCTCGGACACGGTGGAGTCCCCGAGCCAACGACGGAAGCTCGACCGGATGGTGGTTCACGAGGACTACTGCTGGGCCGTGTGTCCGAACGATCTGGCGTTGATCCGGGTGGAACCCCCGTTCGAGTTGGGGCCACACGTCCGGCCGATTAGATTGCCCGGACGGAACGCGACATTCTCCGGAAACGCCCTGGTCAGTGGCTGGGGAGCTACGGACCCGGCTCCCATTAATCCACAGTATCCCGATAAGCTGAGG AAAGCCGTGCTTCCGCTGGTGAACTACGAAACCTGCCGCCAACTGTGGTACGACGTGAGCCATCTGGCCGAGACGAACGTGTGCGCGGGGCTGGACGATGGCTCGAAGTCCTCGTGCACGGCCGACTCCGGTGGACCGCTGGTGACCCTGGCGGGCGATGGCGACCGTGTCAGCGATGACCCCACGCTGATCGGACTCGTCTCGTGGGGCCCATTCCCGTGCGGTTCTCCCTGGCGGCCCAACATCTTCACCGGCGTGGCGTACTTCGTCGACTGGATCGAGCAACACATGCACTGA